The following proteins are co-located in the Papaver somniferum cultivar HN1 unplaced genomic scaffold, ASM357369v1 unplaced-scaffold_128, whole genome shotgun sequence genome:
- the LOC113331863 gene encoding LOW QUALITY PROTEIN: uncharacterized protein LOC113331863 (The sequence of the model RefSeq protein was modified relative to this genomic sequence to represent the inferred CDS: deleted 2 bases in 1 codon; substituted 2 bases at 2 genomic stop codons) — protein sequence MSVETDMVITRKVPTRRKARVNKNDKGKRGGGKVFRGSADKKVRVDKQMQKLFRKRARQYNSDDDEEEEEEHEEPAHKRKASHVDRRPVNNEVEASDGESSRXRXNGSDADDEVKGDSDDEGKNIDPGITMFTYGCKVFKMAFSTIIGKKVADPELGPVLSGHRELVAMKLAEELSERKAKGEAKKDKHMREKGHAKLPAYLDSHDKFLMSVATKGVIKLFTAVSKAQNAQKGLNPSRDKDAKAIAKRRRPTFLLEIRKRSSQPAETSSKPDNEPG from the exons ATGTCTGTAGAAACTGATATGGTAATCACAAGGAAAGTTCCAACGAGGCGAAAGGCCCGTGTTAACAAAAATGATAAAGGGAAAAGGGGAGGGGGGAAAGTGTTTCGGGGTAGTGCTGATAAGAAAGTTAGGGTAGACAAGCAAATGCAAAAACTATTTCGTAAAAGGGCGAGACAGTACAACTCAGATGATgacgaggaggaagaggaagagcaCGAGGAGCCTGCGCATAAGCGAAAAGCTTCACATGTAGATCGAAGACCTGTTAATAATGAAGTGGAAGCTTCAGATGGGGAGTCTAGT AGATGAAGGTGAAATGGTTCAGATGCTGATGATGAGGTGAAAGGGGATTCTGATGACGAAGGCAAAAATATAGATCCAGGAATTACAATGTTCACTTATGGTTGTAAAGTGTTTAAGATGGCTTTCAGCACAATCATTGGGAAGAAAGTTGCAGACCCTGAATTG GGCCCTGTTTTGTCAGGGCACAGGGAGCTAGTTGCTATGAAACTTGCTGAAGAGCTAAGCGAAAGAAAGGCCAAAGGGGAGGCCAAGAAGGACAAACATATG CGGGAGAAGGGCCATGCAAAGCTACCTGCATATTTAGACTCACACGACAAGTTTCTTATGAGTGTTGCTACTAAAGGAG TGATCAAGTTATTTACTGCG GTCAGCAAAGCGCAAAATGCTCAGAAAGGACTAAATCCATCAAGGGATAAAGATGCCAAAG CAATTGCTAAGCGTAGGAGACCGACATTCTTATTAGAAATACGCAAGAGAAGTTCACAACCAGCTGAAACTTCCTCCAAG CCTGACAATGAACCTGGATAG
- the LOC113331713 gene encoding peptidyl-prolyl cis-trans isomerase FKBP16-1, chloroplastic-like: MYLNNQFLEFGVHMTRRQADGLILQDVVDGIGIEAQDGDLVEFNYVCRRSNGYFVHSAVDQFNGESKPVILPLDDNQVGLLINKQIIRGLKEVLIGMKIGGRRALIPPSAGYVNENLKPIPKEFGPRRSLLSHANEPLVFEVQLLKVL, from the exons ATGTATTTGAACAATcaatttttggaatttggagtacACATGACCCGAAGGCAGGCTGATGGACTAATACTTCAAG ATGTGGTTGATGGAATAGGGATTGAAGCACAGGATGGTGATCTAGTTGAATTTAACTACGTTTGTCGGCGTTCCAATGGCTATTTCGTTCACAG TGCCGTGGATCAGTTCAACGGAGAAAGTAAGCCTGTAATACTCCCCCTTGACGATAATCAGGTTGGTTTGCTCAT aaacaaacaaATTATTAGAGGCTTGAAGGAGGTCCTTATTGGTATGAAGATTGGAG GGAGAAGGGCATTGATACCTCCATCAGCCGGATATGTTAatgaaaatctaaaaccaattccTAAGGAG TTTGGACCTCGGCGAAGCCTTCTTTCTCATGCAAATGAGCCATTGGTGTTTGAGGTGCAGTTGCTGAAGGTGTTATAA
- the LOC113331827 gene encoding alkane hydroxylase MAH1-like, with protein sequence MAFLPIAILFIVCFLTLGFFIKRQSPAVDYWLFLGSIPSVLQNSNRLPEWGTEVFRSIGKGSCFFDGPIFTNLRYLATCDPQNIEYILKTNFVNFPKGENFRMIFDILGDGIFNVDSDLWRVRRRMAHSCFTLSELKTLAAKTSRKVVVEQLVPFLAHATKNESSVDLQDICSRVAFDINISVIFGRYEKYLSLELPSHELAVAVDDAQDAILYRNAMPIFLWKFLRFSGIGKERKLARAHKKIDELFEEYICQKRKDLSAGVKTDDLLSTYIKALEDESSSVVSSSANKDIFLRDEMLNLFIAGRDTITAGLIWFFWLVSKTPSVETKILDELSFVFSLKNKGEEAMRNHNWPWVFDSDDLKGLVYLHAALCESLRLYPPLPLNRKSVVKKDVLPDGTLVTPGMEIILSFYSAGRMPWIWGEDCLEFKPERWIDGNGKISFEATSKFFPFNIGPRTCLGKDISFTQMKSVVAAVLFNFHIEVVEGHHVCPKPFINLHMKNGLEVNIKKRTM encoded by the coding sequence ATGGCTTTTCTTCCAATAGCTATCTTATTCATTGTTTGTTTTCTAACTCTAGGTTTCTTCATCAAACGCCAAAGTCCAGCTGTAGATTACTGGCTTTTCCTTGGAAGCATTCCTTCAGTTTTGCAGAATTCAAACCGATTACCAGAGTGGGGAACGGAAGTGTTCAGATCAATAGGTAAGGGTTCTTGCTTCTTTGATGGACCTATCTTCACGAATCTTAGATATCTTGCAACTTGCGACCCTCAAAACATCGAATACATACTTAAAACCAACTTTGTCAATTTCCCAAAAGGAGAAAACTTCAGGATGATTTTCGATATACTTGGTGATGGTATCTTTAATGTGGATTCTGATCTTTGGAGAGTACGAAGAAGAATGGCTCATTCATGTTTTACTTTATCAGAACTCAAAACCCTAGCTGCGAAGACGAGCCGTAAGGTGGTTGTAGAGCAACTAGTCCCATTTTTAGCTCATGCAACTAAAAATGAGTCCAGCGTTGATTTACAGGATATTTGTTCCCGAGTAGCTTTTGATATTAACATAAGTGTGATTTTTGGAAGGTACGAAAAGTATCTCTCTTTAGAGCTTCCTTCGCATGAGTTAGCCGTGGCTGTGGATGATGCACAGGATGCCATACTTTATAGGAATGCAATGCCTATATTTTTATGGAAATTTCTGCGTTTTTCCGGAATTGGAAAAGAAAGGAAGCTAGCCAGAGCTCACAAAAAGATAGATGAACTCTTTGAAGAATACATTTGTCAAAAGAGAAAAGACTTGTCTGCAGGAGTTAAAACAGATGATCTCTTATCCACTTACATAAAAGCTCTAGAAGATGAGAGTAGTAGTGTCGTTTCCTCTTCGGCTAACAAAGACATTTTTCTCCGAGATGAAATGCTGAATTTATTCATAGCTGGGCGTGACACTATTACGGCGGGTCTCATTTGGTTTTTCTGGTTAGTTTCAAAAACACCTTCTGTCGAGACAAAGATCTTGGATGAGTTGAGTTTTGTGTTTTCTTTAAAGAATAAGGGAGAAGAAGCAATGAGAAACCATAACTGGCCATGGGTTTTCGATTCAGATGATTTGAAAGGCTTAGTTTATTTGCATGCAGCTTTATGTGAATCCCTAAGATTATACCCACCACTTCCTCTTAACCGGAAATCTGTTGTTAAGAAAGATGTACTCCCAGATGGGACTTTGGTGACTCCTGGAATGGAGATAATACTTTCATTTTATTCAGCAGGAAGAATGCCATGGATTTGGGGTGAAGATTGTTTGGAATTCAAACCGGAGCGATGGATAGATGGAAATGGGAAGATAAGTTTCGAAGCAACATCCAAATTTTTTCCATTTAACATCGGACCGAGAACTTGCTTAGGTAAAGACATATCTTTTACACAGATGAAGTCTGTTGTTGCAGCTGTTCTATTCAACTTCCATATTGAAGTGGTGGAAGGTCATCATGTTTGCCCTAAACCATTCATAAACCTTCATATGAAAAATGGATTAGAGGTGAATATTAAGAAAAGAACAATGTGA